Proteins from a single region of Trichomycterus rosablanca isolate fTriRos1 chromosome 16, fTriRos1.hap1, whole genome shotgun sequence:
- the nup54 gene encoding nucleoporin p54 isoform X2 — protein MAFSFGGGTSNTPSLSAPAFGGATTTTASTGFGFGSTTTGTFGGFGTTTTSAPAGSSFSFSNPTNTGGGLFGNTQNKGFGFSGLGTGTGTGTGFGSALGGGGLGFGGFSSQPAQQGGLFGQQAQAPAQCNQLINTASALSAPTLLNDERDAILARWNQLQAFWGTGKGFFNNNIPPVEFTQENPFCRFKAVGFSCVPSSKDEDGLVVLALGRKEADVRAQQQHLVDSLHKILGSNPTLMVNVEGVKAMPDDQTEVIIYLVERSPNGTSKRVSATTLFNVMEHANIKAQLQQLGVIMSVPRTALSPAQLKQLLENSPAGVDPIIWEQAKEDNPDPEKLIPVPMVGFKELLRRLKIQEQMTKQHQTRVDIISTDISELQKNQATTEAKIAQYKRKLMDLSHRVLQVLIRQEIQRKSGYAIQVDEEHLRVQLDTIQSELNAPTQFKGRLNELMSQIRMQNHYGAVRPEERYIVDTDLLREIKQHLKQQQEGLSHLIGVIKDDVEDIKIIEQGLHDSVHVRAGKLS, from the exons ATGGCGTTCAGCTTCGGTGGCGGGACTTCGAACACTCCAA GTTTATCTGCGCCGGCTTTTGGCGGTGCCACAACGACTACTGCCTCCACTGGGTTTGGATTTGGTTCCACGACTACAG GCACATTTGGAGGATTTGGCACCACAACTACCTCGGCACCGGCTGGCAGCAGTTTCAGCTTCTCCAATCCCACCAACACAG GTGGTGGGTTATTTGGAAACACTCAGAATAAAGGCTTTGGCTTCTCGGGCCTGGGAACAGGAACTGGCACCGGGACAGGATTCGGTTCCGCTCTAGGGGGAGGAGGCCTCGGCTTCGGAGGCTTCAGCTCTCAGCCCGCACAACAGG GAGGCCTGTTCGGGCAGCAGGCTCAAGCTCCGGCTCAGTGTAATCAACTCATCAACACCGCCAGCGCCCTCTCGGCTCCCACGCTGCTCAACGACGAGCGCGATGCCATCCTGGCCAGATGGAACCAGCTGCAGGCTTTCTGGGGAACCGGCAAGGGGTTTTTCAACAATAACATCCCTCCCGTAGAATTCACCCAAGAAAACCCGTTCTGCCGTTTCAAG GCGGTGGGATTCAGCTGCGTCCCCAGCAGTAAGGACGAAGACGGACTGGTGGTGCTGGCTCTCGGCAGGAAGGAGGCAGACGTGCGCGCTCAGCAGCAGCATCTGGTGGACTCTCTGCACAAAATCCTCGGGTCGAATCCCACCCTGATGGTCAACGTGGAAGGAGTTAAAGCTATGCCTGATGACCA GACGGAGGTTATAATCTACCTGGTGGAGCGTTCGCCCAACGGCACGTCGAAGCGGGTTTCAGCCACCACTCTGTTTAACGTCATGGAGCATGCCAACATCAAGGCCCAGCTGCAGCAGCTCGGTGTGATCATGAGCGTCCCTCGTACAGCTCTGTCTCCCGCTCAGCTTAAACAGCTCCTGGAGAACTCTCCTGCCG GAGTGGATCCTATCATATGGGAGCAGGCTAAAGAGGACAACCCAGACCCTGAAAA GCTGATCCCAGTTCCCATGGTTGGCTTTAAAGAGTTGCTGCGCAGGTTAAAGATTCAAGAGCAGATGACCAAACAGCACCAAACACGAGTGGAC ATAATCTCCACTGACATCAGCGAGCTCCAGAAGAACCAGGCAACCACTGAGGCCAAGATCGCTCAGTATAAGAGGAAGCTGATGGACCTGTCGCACAGAGTTCTACAG gtgttgaTAAGGCAGGAAATTCAGAGGAAGAGTGGATATGCCATCCAGGTGGATGAAGAACATCTCAGGGTGCAGTTGGACACTATTCAGTCGGAGCTTAACGCTCCCACACAGTTTAAG GGTCGGCTAAATGAGCTGATGTCACAGATCCGGATGCAGAATCATTACGGTGCAGTGCGCCCTGAAGAACGATACATCGTGGACACGGACCTGCTCCGAGAGATCAAACAG CATCTGAAGCAGCAGCAGGAGGGTCTGAGCCACCTGATCGGTGTGATCAAAGACGACGTGGAGGACATCAAGATCATCGAGCAGGGCCTGCACGATAGCGTACACGTCCGAGCTGGTAAACTCAGCTGA
- the nup54 gene encoding nucleoporin p54 isoform X1 yields the protein MAFSFGGGTSNTPSSSGFSFGSFAAKTTASTPFGFGTATTTTASSGFGSLSAPAFGGATTTTASTGFGFGSTTTGTFGGFGTTTTSAPAGSSFSFSNPTNTGGGLFGNTQNKGFGFSGLGTGTGTGTGFGSALGGGGLGFGGFSSQPAQQGGLFGQQAQAPAQCNQLINTASALSAPTLLNDERDAILARWNQLQAFWGTGKGFFNNNIPPVEFTQENPFCRFKAVGFSCVPSSKDEDGLVVLALGRKEADVRAQQQHLVDSLHKILGSNPTLMVNVEGVKAMPDDQTEVIIYLVERSPNGTSKRVSATTLFNVMEHANIKAQLQQLGVIMSVPRTALSPAQLKQLLENSPAGVDPIIWEQAKEDNPDPEKLIPVPMVGFKELLRRLKIQEQMTKQHQTRVDIISTDISELQKNQATTEAKIAQYKRKLMDLSHRVLQVLIRQEIQRKSGYAIQVDEEHLRVQLDTIQSELNAPTQFKGRLNELMSQIRMQNHYGAVRPEERYIVDTDLLREIKQHLKQQQEGLSHLIGVIKDDVEDIKIIEQGLHDSVHVRAGKLS from the exons ATGGCGTTCAGCTTCGGTGGCGGGACTTCGAACACTCCAA GCTCATCCGGCTTTTCATTCGGTTCATTCGCTGCCAAAACTACAGCGTCCACACCTTTCGGCTTCGGTACCGCTACCACCACTACCGCTTCGTCTGGATTTGGTA GTTTATCTGCGCCGGCTTTTGGCGGTGCCACAACGACTACTGCCTCCACTGGGTTTGGATTTGGTTCCACGACTACAG GCACATTTGGAGGATTTGGCACCACAACTACCTCGGCACCGGCTGGCAGCAGTTTCAGCTTCTCCAATCCCACCAACACAG GTGGTGGGTTATTTGGAAACACTCAGAATAAAGGCTTTGGCTTCTCGGGCCTGGGAACAGGAACTGGCACCGGGACAGGATTCGGTTCCGCTCTAGGGGGAGGAGGCCTCGGCTTCGGAGGCTTCAGCTCTCAGCCCGCACAACAGG GAGGCCTGTTCGGGCAGCAGGCTCAAGCTCCGGCTCAGTGTAATCAACTCATCAACACCGCCAGCGCCCTCTCGGCTCCCACGCTGCTCAACGACGAGCGCGATGCCATCCTGGCCAGATGGAACCAGCTGCAGGCTTTCTGGGGAACCGGCAAGGGGTTTTTCAACAATAACATCCCTCCCGTAGAATTCACCCAAGAAAACCCGTTCTGCCGTTTCAAG GCGGTGGGATTCAGCTGCGTCCCCAGCAGTAAGGACGAAGACGGACTGGTGGTGCTGGCTCTCGGCAGGAAGGAGGCAGACGTGCGCGCTCAGCAGCAGCATCTGGTGGACTCTCTGCACAAAATCCTCGGGTCGAATCCCACCCTGATGGTCAACGTGGAAGGAGTTAAAGCTATGCCTGATGACCA GACGGAGGTTATAATCTACCTGGTGGAGCGTTCGCCCAACGGCACGTCGAAGCGGGTTTCAGCCACCACTCTGTTTAACGTCATGGAGCATGCCAACATCAAGGCCCAGCTGCAGCAGCTCGGTGTGATCATGAGCGTCCCTCGTACAGCTCTGTCTCCCGCTCAGCTTAAACAGCTCCTGGAGAACTCTCCTGCCG GAGTGGATCCTATCATATGGGAGCAGGCTAAAGAGGACAACCCAGACCCTGAAAA GCTGATCCCAGTTCCCATGGTTGGCTTTAAAGAGTTGCTGCGCAGGTTAAAGATTCAAGAGCAGATGACCAAACAGCACCAAACACGAGTGGAC ATAATCTCCACTGACATCAGCGAGCTCCAGAAGAACCAGGCAACCACTGAGGCCAAGATCGCTCAGTATAAGAGGAAGCTGATGGACCTGTCGCACAGAGTTCTACAG gtgttgaTAAGGCAGGAAATTCAGAGGAAGAGTGGATATGCCATCCAGGTGGATGAAGAACATCTCAGGGTGCAGTTGGACACTATTCAGTCGGAGCTTAACGCTCCCACACAGTTTAAG GGTCGGCTAAATGAGCTGATGTCACAGATCCGGATGCAGAATCATTACGGTGCAGTGCGCCCTGAAGAACGATACATCGTGGACACGGACCTGCTCCGAGAGATCAAACAG CATCTGAAGCAGCAGCAGGAGGGTCTGAGCCACCTGATCGGTGTGATCAAAGACGACGTGGAGGACATCAAGATCATCGAGCAGGGCCTGCACGATAGCGTACACGTCCGAGCTGGTAAACTCAGCTGA